CTTGTCGAAAAATTTGAAACTTTTGCTTTTAGACTCTCGATTGCAGTGTTGTCAGCGCCTAGCCAGCGGTCTATTTTAGCAGATTTACCTATTCCTAAAAGTAATATTGCCATCCAAACATTGGCTACTACAACATCTACAAGCAACATCGCTCCATATTCCGACCTGTTGAATTTGTACACTTCAAGCATGGCAGCTTGATTAGCACCACCGCCTATCCAGCTGCCCGCCAAGGTAGAAAGGCCGCGCCAAACAGCATCGTATCCTTCACCACCTACGGTTTCAGGTGAGAAAGTTCCAATAATCAAAATCGCTAACGGACCACCGATTACAATGCCTACGGTTCCCGTTAGGAACATGATTAAAGCTTTTGGGCCAAGGTTAAACACAGCTTTCAAGTCAATGGATAAGGTCATCAAAACGAGTGCAGCCGGTAACAAATACCTTGAAGCCATGAAGTATAGACTGGATTTATTCTCAACAATATTACCAGCATCATTAAATTCGTTCCACTCTTCACCACTTACGACACCCAGCGAACTCAAAATACTGGGTAGGAGATAGCACATTAATAAAGCCGGGACATATTTATAAAATTTTGACCAAAAACCATCTTTGATAGAAGAAGTGTAAAACACCAGCGCGAGACATACTGCAAGCATTCCAAATACAATGGTATCTTGAGTAATTAGAGGTGGTTCTATAAATTTTTCGGTTTCTTGAATAAGCGATAGGAGTGCAACCATTTTCAGATATTAGAGAACTTCGGCCGCAAAATACGATAAAGATTCAGCAAAGGAATTTTTAGCACGAGAAGGGAAAGAATATGCTTTTTCGAGAAGATGCGTTTTACATATCGATAAACTGAATCACAGTCTCAATAAAAGAGTCACTCAATTCATAATCCGGATCCACATAACTTTTAGATGCCAAAATCTCATCATCACCTACACGTTTCATGATATGATTCATGCCATTAATCACTTTAACTTCAGCAGAATCTGAGGAATCAGCCAGTAGCTGAGCATTTACAACATCAATCTGACGATCTTTTGAACCGTGAATGATCAGAATGGGAAATGAGAGTTCAGCGATAACCTTTTTAGGATCGTATTTCATCCATGATTTGATAAAGGGTTGCACGCTGGGATGCAAAATACTTTGTAGCGCTGGCTGTATATCTTCAACATTTCCCTCTTGCGCTCGCATTTTATCAAAAGTCTTTTTAGCTACTTTATCCAGACCTGGTTGCTGCTGGGCGATTTGTCCAACTATAATTTGGTCTATGGGGTCTGCCGCACCCGCTACACTTATGAATTTATCCACGTTTTCTATTGCAGCCAGCATTCCCACAAGCGATCCTTGCCCGTGGCCAAGAACCACGATTTTAGAAAAACGACGGTCGTTAGAAAATGCGGCAATCACCTTTCTGGCATCGGCGACAAAGTCCTCAAGGGTCGTATTGTTATCGACTCTCCTGTTTTTTACTTGGGTGAACGTGCGCTTGTCGTATCGGTAAGTGGCGATTTGATTAGTAAGAAGTGAGTCAGCGAGTTGTTTGTAGGCAAAATGCTTGGAGCGCATATCATTACCATTGCGATCTACGACACCTTGATCAGGAATGAAGATGACTAAGGGAACGGCGCGGTCAGTATCGGGAACCATGAGGATTCCTTTAACCTGACTGGTAATGTTTACCTCTTGATTTTTGGTGTTAGGTTTCTGTAAAGTTTCTCTTCCAAATAAATCCTGAGCAAAAGATAAATGAATGGAAAAAAATAGGATGATAAAGTATAATGCCCTCATCTGCTTAAAGTGGTTTTGCTGCAAGATAGCAACGCTTGTGCCAATTCTTTATTATTCTAGGCATGTACAGCATTAGGCATTAGACATTAGGCATTAGGGTTAAGATTGCCTTTGGGTACTGTTTGTTAATTTTCTTAGCTCTTAGCTCTTAGCTCTTAGCTCTTGGCTCTTGGCTCTTGGCTCTTGGCTCTTGGCTCTTGGCTCTTGGCTCTTGGCTCTTGGCTCTTGGCTCTTGGCTCTTGGCTCTTGGCTCTTGGCTCTTAGCTCTTAGCTCTTAGCTCTTAGCTCTTAGCTCTTAGCTCTTAGCTCTTGGCTCTTGACTCCAAAACTCACGACTCACAAACTCACCTACTCAACAACTAAAAAACCTACCTCTTACTAATCTTGTTGTGTGTAATATGGCGCTGCCTGCTGCATTTAAATCGGTCTAATTCTGGGTCTCGTTTTGCTCTATGTTTGGTATTTCTACCTTGTACGCGCTCACGCCACATTCTGAAACTGCTCGCCTTCATCTGGTCGCGCATGATTTTGATTACTTCGGCTTCTGACACGCCAAATTGAAATTCAATAGCACCAAAAGGCGTACGGTCTTCCCAAGCCATTTCTATGATACGATCGATCGACCGCTGGTCCAGATCTTCTAAAAGTTCTTTTGCTTTTGCCATGCCTTAAAAGTCGGAATATTACTGCAAGCTTACCGTTAGTTAAATGTAAAAATTAAGCCTCCCTCGATCCCTCCAGTGGAGGGAAGAATAGACGCAGCCACTCAGGTGTATCACATCACCACCTTCCTAAACGTCAGATTAATCCTCGGCTCGATCTTCCGGGCGGTTTTTGCGATTTGATGTTTGTAGGTATGCTGGGTCTGACCCGCCATGATCAGTAAACTGCCGTGATGCAGCTGGAATTTGAACCGCCATTCCTTATTGTGGTTATGTCGTAAATGAAAAAATCGCTCCTGGCCTAAGCTGACCGAGGCAATCACAGGATTTTCTCCCAGTTCCTTTTCATTGTCTGCGTGCCAGCCATTACTGTCTTTGCCGTCACGGTACAAATTCACTAGGCAGATATTAAAGGTCATTTTTGCGACTTTTTCTACATCTATTTTAATACTTTTCATCGTCTCAGACCAGGGCAGAGCTGCGAAGTCTATGCCGCTGTAGCCGTAACTGATACCCTCATCTCCATATAATTGAGTAAGTCTTGGTTCATCGTATTCCTTCCCAAATATCTTAATCTTATTCTGTCGCCAGGGGACTTCTTCAAGCAGGGTGTTTTTGAGGTGTTCCGCTTTCGCGAAAGCGTAAAAATCTTCATGATATTCTACCCGTGCATCTGGAATTTTGGGAAAAAGGTTAGGGAAGAACATATTATGCGTGCATACTAAAAGTGAGGTGGAACTCGCAAAAAACCTAGTGCTGAAAGTTATATTGCGGGAATGTACCAAAATTAAATTATGTACCGTTCAAAAATTGCAGGAGTAGGAAAATATGTGCCAGAAAATGTCGTGACTAATGACGATCTGAGCAAGGTGATGGATACAAATGACGCGTGGATCCAAGAGCGCACGGGTATCAAGGAGCGCAGGCACATTGATAAAAGTACGGACGACACTACAGCGACTATGGGCGTTAAAGCTGCCGAAATGGCGCTGGAACGTGCCAAAATCTCAAAAGATG
This genomic interval from Nonlabens spongiae contains the following:
- a CDS encoding DUF819 family protein — encoded protein: MVALLSLIQETEKFIEPPLITQDTIVFGMLAVCLALVFYTSSIKDGFWSKFYKYVPALLMCYLLPSILSSLGVVSGEEWNEFNDAGNIVENKSSLYFMASRYLLPAALVLMTLSIDLKAVFNLGPKALIMFLTGTVGIVIGGPLAILIIGTFSPETVGGEGYDAVWRGLSTLAGSWIGGGANQAAMLEVYKFNRSEYGAMLLVDVVVANVWMAILLLGIGKSAKIDRWLGADNTAIESLKAKVSNFSTSVKREATLTDIMVMLGVAFGTVAFGHFCGDFLAQKFSEMSVINNNRYLSFLVNSFFWLIFISTVIGIILSYTPIKNYEGAGASRIGSIFIYILVAAIGMGMDLRQVTEKPMLIVLGLVWMAIHAGLLILIAKMIKAPYFFLAVGSQANVGGATSAPVVAAEFHPSLTTVGVLLAVFGYVVGTVGAIACTIMMQAVAAG
- a CDS encoding alpha/beta hydrolase; translated protein: MRALYFIILFFSIHLSFAQDLFGRETLQKPNTKNQEVNITSQVKGILMVPDTDRAVPLVIFIPDQGVVDRNGNDMRSKHFAYKQLADSLLTNQIATYRYDKRTFTQVKNRRVDNNTTLEDFVADARKVIAAFSNDRRFSKIVVLGHGQGSLVGMLAAIENVDKFISVAGAADPIDQIIVGQIAQQQPGLDKVAKKTFDKMRAQEGNVEDIQPALQSILHPSVQPFIKSWMKYDPKKVIAELSFPILIIHGSKDRQIDVVNAQLLADSSDSAEVKVINGMNHIMKRVGDDEILASKSYVDPDYELSDSFIETVIQFIDM
- a CDS encoding TIGR03643 family protein, whose product is MAKAKELLEDLDQRSIDRIIEMAWEDRTPFGAIEFQFGVSEAEVIKIMRDQMKASSFRMWRERVQGRNTKHRAKRDPELDRFKCSRQRHITHNKISKR
- a CDS encoding alpha-ketoglutarate-dependent dioxygenase AlkB family protein; this translates as MFFPNLFPKIPDARVEYHEDFYAFAKAEHLKNTLLEEVPWRQNKIKIFGKEYDEPRLTQLYGDEGISYGYSGIDFAALPWSETMKSIKIDVEKVAKMTFNICLVNLYRDGKDSNGWHADNEKELGENPVIASVSLGQERFFHLRHNHNKEWRFKFQLHHGSLLIMAGQTQHTYKHQIAKTARKIEPRINLTFRKVVM